A single window of Pungitius pungitius chromosome 20, fPunPun2.1, whole genome shotgun sequence DNA harbors:
- the cnr1 gene encoding cannabinoid receptor 1 — MKSVLDGVADTTFRTITSGLQYLGSNDADYEDPLNDVDFKAGFSLQKPLSAFRSNSFPSKLPADGELILKGIPFYPTNATDLFGNRSTFKDESLQCGENFMDMECFMILTPSQQLAVAVMSLTLGTFTVLENLVVLGVIFRSRTLRCRPSYHFIGSLAVADLLGSVIFVYSFLDFHVFHRKDSPNVFLFKLGGVTASFTASVGSLFLTAIDRYISIHRPLSYRRIVTRTKAVIAFCVMWTISIVIAVLPLLGWNCKRLNSVCSDIFPLIDENYLLFWIGVTSVLVLFIIYAYIYILWKAHHHAVRMLSRTSQKSLVVYSADGTKVQTTRPEQTRMDIRLAKTLVLILAVLIICWGPVLAIMVYDLFWRMDDDSKTVFAFCSMLCLLNSTVNPIIYALRSKDMRHAFLSSCQACRGSGQQLDNSLESDCQNRHAHISANRAAESCVKTTVKIAKVTMSVSTETSAEAV, encoded by the coding sequence ATGAAGTCCGTGCTGGACGGTGTGGCGGACACCACCTTCCGGACTATCACATCTGGTTTGCAGTATCTGGGCTCCAACGACGCCGACTACGAGGACCCTCTCAACGATGTAGACTTTAAGGCGGGTTTCTCTCTGCAGAAGCCCCTATCCGCTTTCCGCAGCAACTCCTTTCCGAGCAAACTACCCGCGGACGGGGAACTCATCCTCAAGGGCATCCCCTTCTACCCCACCAATGCCACAGACCTGTTTGGCAACAGGAGCACGTTCAAAGACGAGAGCCTACAGTGTGGGGAGAACTTTATGGACATGGAGTGCTTCATGATCCTGACCCCCAGCCAGCAGCTGGCTGTTGCCGTGATGTCTCTGACTCTCGGCACCTTCACGGTGCTGGAGAACCTGGTGGTGCTCGGCGTCATCTTCCGCTCACGGACCCTCCGCTGCCGACCGTCCTACCACTTCATAGGCAGTCTGGCTGTGGCTGACTTGCTTGGAAGTGTCATATTTGTCTATAGCTTTCTGGACTTCCATGTTTTTCACAGGAAGGACAGCCCcaatgtttttctcttcaaGCTGGGTGGAGTCACGGCGTCGTTCACTGCGTCCGTGGGGAGCCTTTTTCTCACCGCCATCGACCGCTACATCTCCATACACCGGCCTCTCTCCTACAGACGCATCGTGACACGGACCAAGGCCGTCATTGCCTTTTGCGTGATGTGGACCATCTCCATCGTCATCGCAGTGCTACCTTTGCTGGGCTGGAACTGTAAACGTCTCAATTCCGTTTGCTCAGACATATTCCCTTTAATAGATGAGAATTACCTGCTGTTCTGGATCGGCGTAACCAGCGTTCTGGTTCTTTTCATCATCTACGCTTACATATACATCCTATGGAAGGCCCACCATCACGCTGTGCGCATGCTCAGCCGCACCTCCCAGAAGAGCCTTGTTGTCTACTCAGCAGATGGGACTAAAGTGCAGACCACACGCCCTGAGCAGACACGCATGGACATCCGTCTGGCCAAGACCCTGGTGCTCATCCTGGCGGTGCTGATCATCTGCTGGGGCCCAGTGCTGGCCATCATGGTCTATGACCTCTTCTGGAGGATGGACGATGACAGCAAGACGGTGTTCGCTTTCTGCAGCATGCTGTGTCTGCTCAACTCAACCGTCAATCCAATCATCTACGCCTTGAGGAGCAAGGACATGCGGCATGCCTTCCTCAGCTCCTGCCAAGCCTGCAGGGGCAGTGGCCAGCAGTTGGACAATAGCCTTGAGTCGGACTGCCAGAACAGACATGCCCACATTTCTGCCAACAGGGCTGCAGAGAGCTGCGTGAAGACCACTGTGAAAATTGCCAAAGTAACGATGTCTGTGTCGACCGAAACTTCGGCGGAGGCCGTCTAA